One genomic region from Solwaraspora sp. WMMD792 encodes:
- a CDS encoding helix-turn-helix transcriptional regulator, translated as MVKGSGSIRRRRLGIELRELRTAKGLTLDEVARRFDWSVSKASRIERGLVPVSPRDVTDLAKLYGVDDPDHIDALVAMAAASRQRDWWHKYDDLLPRQFSVYLGFEGDAESIHTYQSLLIPGLLQTEAYARAIFRAAQPGETDEQIDRRVEARLLRQTIVKGKDAPQLWAILDEAAIRRGVGGRDVMHEQLAHLVSTSMQPNVTIQVVPFHAGAYMSMDGGFIILRFADAGDPDVVCVDIRTRSLYVDDPAEVRRYTLAYEQLLALAATPDESIKLIEAAAEEMR; from the coding sequence ATGGTGAAGGGCTCAGGCTCGATCCGCAGGCGACGCCTGGGGATCGAGCTGCGTGAACTCCGTACGGCCAAAGGGCTGACGCTGGACGAGGTAGCCCGTCGCTTCGACTGGTCGGTCAGCAAGGCCAGCCGGATCGAACGCGGGCTGGTCCCGGTCTCGCCTCGAGACGTGACCGATCTGGCGAAGCTCTATGGCGTCGACGACCCGGACCACATCGATGCTCTGGTCGCCATGGCCGCCGCCTCACGCCAGCGCGACTGGTGGCACAAGTACGACGACCTCCTGCCTCGCCAGTTCTCGGTCTACCTCGGCTTCGAGGGCGACGCGGAGAGCATCCACACCTACCAGAGCCTGCTGATCCCTGGTCTTCTCCAGACCGAGGCGTACGCGCGAGCGATCTTTCGCGCGGCGCAACCCGGCGAAACCGACGAGCAGATCGACCGCCGCGTCGAAGCCAGGCTGCTGCGTCAGACGATCGTCAAGGGAAAGGACGCGCCGCAGTTGTGGGCGATCCTGGACGAGGCGGCCATCCGGCGCGGCGTCGGCGGCAGAGACGTGATGCACGAGCAACTCGCCCACCTGGTCTCCACCAGCATGCAGCCGAACGTAACCATCCAGGTGGTGCCGTTCCACGCCGGTGCCTACATGTCGATGGATGGCGGTTTCATCATCCTGCGCTTCGCTGATGCTGGAGACCCCGACGTCGTCTGCGTCGACATCCGGACCCGCAGCCTCTACGTCGACGATCCCGCCGAGGTCAGGCGATATACGCTGGCGTACGAGCAGTTGCTCGCACTGGCGGCAACCCCTGACGAGTCGATCAAGCTGATCGAAGCCGCTGCGGAGGAGATGCGATGA
- a CDS encoding DeoR/GlpR family DNA-binding transcription regulator encodes MDRYARWNALLELLTDSGRITVEDAATRLDVSQATIRRDFDQLAQQQMITRTRGGAVANGVSYDLPLRYKTAKHSAEKQRIGTAAAALVEPGMVVGLNGGTTTTEVARALAVRPDLNTSADGAQLTVVTNALNIANELLVRSRMKIVVAGGVVRPQSFELVGPLGGALLREVTLDVALLGVDAIDPQLGAAAHHEGEASMNALMVARAKRVVIIADGSKLGGHAFARICPIDRVETLITDSGAEPGTVAAFRELGVTVVTA; translated from the coding sequence ATGGATCGGTACGCACGCTGGAACGCGCTGCTGGAACTGCTCACCGACAGCGGCCGGATCACCGTCGAGGACGCCGCTACCCGCCTCGACGTCTCCCAGGCCACCATTCGCCGCGACTTCGACCAGCTCGCCCAGCAACAGATGATCACCCGCACCCGGGGCGGCGCGGTCGCCAACGGCGTCTCCTACGACCTGCCGCTGCGTTACAAGACCGCCAAGCACTCGGCCGAGAAACAGCGCATCGGAACGGCCGCCGCCGCACTCGTCGAACCCGGCATGGTCGTCGGACTCAACGGCGGCACCACCACCACCGAGGTGGCCCGCGCGCTCGCCGTACGCCCGGATCTGAACACCAGCGCGGACGGCGCCCAGCTGACCGTGGTCACCAACGCGCTGAACATCGCCAACGAGCTGCTGGTCCGTTCCCGGATGAAGATCGTCGTCGCCGGCGGGGTGGTCCGCCCGCAGTCGTTCGAACTGGTCGGGCCGCTCGGCGGCGCACTGCTGCGGGAGGTCACCCTGGACGTCGCGCTGCTCGGCGTCGACGCGATCGACCCGCAGCTCGGCGCCGCCGCCCACCACGAAGGCGAAGCGTCGATGAACGCGCTGATGGTGGCCCGCGCCAAGCGGGTGGTGATCATCGCCGACGGGTCGAAGCTGGGCGGACACGCCTTCGCCCGGATCTGCCCGATCGACCGGGTGGAGACCCTGATCACCGACTCCGGCGCCGAGCCCGGCACGGTCGCCGCCTTCCGTGAACTCGGCGTGACGGTGGTCACCGCCTGA
- a CDS encoding sugar isomerase, giving the protein MSYVDAEIASQPECWRQAAAQAADTPAQALPRPGERVAVVGCGTSWFMAMAYAGLRERAGHGETDAFQASEFPAGRHYDRIIAISRSGTTTEITDLLAAVGDPQRTTVLVGDPGSPAAQLAGHVIALPYADERSVVQTRFATSVLALLRAHLGADVAAIAADAEVAVRARLPIDPALIDQATFLGRGWTVGLAHEAALKCREAAVFWSEAYPAMDYRHGPIAIAGPGRMVWAFGEIPDHLADDVAATGAAFVHSRTNGVYAVLDRWAAGRRPLDPMADLILAQRFAVALAASRGLDPDNPRHLTRSVVLT; this is encoded by the coding sequence ATGAGCTACGTCGACGCCGAGATCGCCAGCCAGCCGGAGTGCTGGCGCCAGGCGGCCGCACAGGCCGCCGACACCCCTGCCCAGGCGCTCCCCCGCCCCGGCGAGCGGGTCGCCGTGGTCGGCTGCGGCACCTCCTGGTTCATGGCGATGGCGTACGCCGGGCTACGGGAACGCGCCGGCCACGGTGAGACCGACGCCTTCCAGGCCTCCGAGTTCCCCGCCGGCCGGCACTACGACCGGATCATCGCGATCAGCCGATCCGGCACCACCACCGAGATCACCGACCTGCTCGCCGCCGTCGGCGACCCGCAACGCACCACGGTGCTCGTCGGCGACCCCGGCTCCCCCGCCGCCCAGCTCGCCGGCCACGTCATCGCCCTGCCGTACGCCGACGAACGGTCCGTGGTGCAGACCCGCTTCGCCACCAGCGTGCTGGCGCTGCTGCGGGCCCACCTCGGCGCGGACGTCGCGGCGATCGCCGCCGACGCCGAGGTCGCCGTCCGGGCCCGGCTGCCGATCGACCCGGCGCTGATCGACCAGGCCACCTTCCTCGGCCGGGGCTGGACCGTCGGCCTGGCCCACGAAGCAGCGCTGAAGTGCCGGGAGGCCGCCGTCTTCTGGTCCGAGGCGTACCCGGCGATGGACTACCGGCACGGGCCGATCGCGATCGCCGGGCCGGGCCGGATGGTGTGGGCGTTCGGCGAGATCCCCGACCACCTGGCCGACGACGTGGCGGCGACCGGCGCGGCGTTCGTGCACAGCCGGACCAACGGCGTGTACGCCGTCCTCGACCGGTGGGCCGCCGGACGCCGCCCGCTGGACCCGATGGCCGACCTGATCCTCGCCCAGCGGTTCGCGGTGGCCCTCGCCGCCAGCCGAGGGCTCGACCCGGACAACCCGCGCCACCTGACCCGGTCGGTCGTGCTGACGTGA
- a CDS encoding DUF397 domain-containing protein, whose product MSPTGTFDHDRAIWRKSTRSNGNSGDCVEVADNLPSRVLVRDTKNRDSGTLAFSPSAWRSFVELAKQHH is encoded by the coding sequence ATGAGTCCGACGGGCACGTTCGACCACGACCGGGCGATCTGGCGCAAGAGCACCCGGAGCAACGGCAACAGCGGCGACTGCGTCGAGGTTGCCGACAACCTTCCCAGCCGCGTTCTGGTCCGGGACACCAAGAACCGCGACAGCGGCACACTGGCCTTCTCCCCATCCGCGTGGCGCTCGTTCGTCGAGCTGGCGAAGCAGCACCACTGA
- a CDS encoding DUF3263 domain-containing protein, which yields MPAADEPRTGPGAGSVPRTTAGVPRQRTEPADVDGYDDAGTEPVAADTVSGTAAAGPATTGLTEREQRILDFERQWWKHAGAKEQSIRDTFGLSATRYYQLLNQLLDNPAALAVEPVLVARLRRLRAARSRARRG from the coding sequence GTGCCGGCTGCTGACGAACCCCGGACCGGACCGGGCGCCGGGTCGGTCCCCCGGACGACGGCCGGCGTTCCCCGGCAACGCACCGAGCCAGCCGACGTCGACGGGTACGACGACGCCGGCACCGAGCCGGTCGCCGCCGACACTGTCAGCGGTACGGCTGCCGCCGGTCCGGCCACGACCGGGCTGACCGAGCGTGAGCAGCGGATCCTCGACTTCGAACGGCAGTGGTGGAAACACGCTGGCGCCAAGGAACAGTCGATCCGGGACACCTTCGGTCTTTCCGCCACCCGCTACTACCAGCTGCTCAACCAGTTGCTGGACAACCCGGCCGCGCTGGCCGTCGAACCGGTGCTGGTGGCCCGGCTCCGCCGGTTGCGGGCCGCCAGGTCGCGGGCCCGGCGCGGCTGA
- a CDS encoding ABC transporter permease subunit has protein sequence MNLYRAELRRLGKRRFVRYLVAAALLVLVAIAVGTFLGNQKIGPAAFAEAERTAEAEYRAGVEWAEQWRAECERSQTGGAADPNRFPPNCADIVAPTRGMYPAEPYLPATFTFHREFPTTLYIFATLTTLVFFAAGASFIGAEWTSGGMMNLLLWRPRRLRVLFTKLAALLTGALAVTVPAVLLWTAAHWATAVWRGSTAEMTAAAWRSVALTELRVVVLVVAAAAVGFGLAAIGRHTALALGGVLAVLVLGQSGLSFLADVTDATYPEAWLLPMYWIAWMDSSVELTDWQTCAGQPGCVPPTIELTWIHTGVLMAAVVLLVSGVAAWTVRRRDVS, from the coding sequence ATGAACCTGTACCGGGCCGAGCTGCGCCGCCTCGGCAAACGGCGCTTCGTCCGCTACCTGGTGGCCGCCGCGCTGCTGGTGCTGGTCGCGATCGCCGTCGGGACGTTCCTCGGCAACCAGAAGATCGGCCCGGCGGCGTTCGCCGAAGCCGAGCGCACCGCCGAGGCCGAGTACCGGGCCGGGGTCGAATGGGCCGAGCAGTGGCGGGCCGAGTGTGAGCGCAGCCAGACCGGCGGCGCCGCCGATCCGAACCGGTTCCCACCGAATTGCGCCGACATCGTGGCACCGACCCGGGGCATGTACCCGGCCGAGCCGTACCTGCCGGCGACGTTCACCTTCCACCGTGAGTTCCCGACCACCCTGTACATCTTCGCCACCCTGACGACCCTGGTCTTCTTCGCGGCCGGGGCGTCGTTCATCGGCGCCGAGTGGACCTCCGGCGGGATGATGAACCTGCTGCTGTGGCGGCCCCGGCGGCTGCGCGTCCTGTTCACCAAGTTGGCCGCGCTGCTGACCGGCGCACTGGCGGTCACGGTGCCCGCCGTGCTGCTGTGGACGGCGGCGCACTGGGCCACCGCCGTGTGGCGCGGCTCGACCGCCGAGATGACCGCAGCCGCCTGGCGGTCCGTCGCGTTGACCGAGCTGCGGGTGGTGGTGCTGGTCGTCGCGGCCGCTGCGGTCGGCTTCGGGCTGGCCGCGATCGGCCGGCACACCGCGTTGGCGCTCGGCGGTGTCCTCGCCGTACTGGTGCTGGGCCAGTCCGGGTTGAGTTTCCTCGCCGACGTGACCGACGCGACCTACCCGGAGGCGTGGCTGCTGCCGATGTACTGGATCGCCTGGATGGACTCGTCGGTCGAGCTGACCGACTGGCAGACCTGTGCCGGGCAGCCTGGCTGCGTACCGCCGACCATCGAACTGACCTGGATACACACCGGCGTGCTGATGGCGGCGGTGGTGCTGCTGGTGTCGGGCGTCGCGGCGTGGACGGTGCGGCGGCGCGACGTCAGCTGA
- the nagA gene encoding N-acetylglucosamine-6-phosphate deacetylase, translating into MRVEGRLVTPDGVCDHGRLTVDGDTITEVATTGVGRPGGSASSSAASASASASGWIVPGFVDIHNHGGGGHTFTTGDPDSARRAAAFHLAHGTTTLLASLVSSPVELMRDAVTRFAPLVADGTLAGLHFEGPYLSVVRCGAQNPAYLRDPEPDELAGLLDLGAGVIRMVTLAPERTGALAAIARLVDAGVVAAVGHTDAGYDQTRAAIDAGATAGTHLFNGMRPPHHREPGPVFALLGDDRVTCELIADGVHLHDGTLTFAASVGGPGRTALVTDAMAAAGMPDGAYELGGQAVTVSGSVARLARDGSIAGSTLTMDAALRRAVAAGIDIVDAVRMAATTPAATIGLAGTVGAIAPGHRADLVELDDDLRVRRVMRAGVWQ; encoded by the coding sequence ATGAGGGTCGAGGGCCGGCTGGTCACCCCCGACGGGGTATGCGACCACGGCCGCCTGACCGTCGACGGCGACACGATCACCGAGGTGGCCACGACCGGCGTTGGCCGGCCCGGGGGGTCGGCGTCGTCGTCAGCAGCGTCGGCGTCGGCGTCGGCGTCGGGCTGGATCGTGCCGGGCTTCGTCGACATCCACAACCACGGCGGCGGCGGACACACCTTCACCACCGGCGACCCAGACTCGGCCCGTCGGGCCGCCGCCTTCCACCTGGCCCACGGCACCACCACCCTGCTGGCCAGCCTGGTCAGCTCGCCGGTCGAGCTGATGCGCGACGCCGTCACCCGGTTCGCCCCGCTGGTCGCCGACGGCACCCTCGCTGGACTGCACTTCGAGGGCCCCTACCTGTCGGTCGTGCGGTGCGGGGCGCAGAACCCGGCGTACCTGCGCGACCCGGAGCCGGACGAACTGGCCGGGCTGCTCGACCTCGGCGCGGGCGTGATCCGGATGGTCACCCTGGCCCCGGAGCGGACCGGCGCGTTGGCCGCGATCGCCCGTCTGGTCGACGCCGGGGTGGTCGCAGCGGTCGGCCACACCGACGCCGGCTACGACCAGACCCGGGCGGCGATCGACGCTGGCGCCACCGCCGGTACGCACCTGTTCAACGGCATGCGGCCACCGCACCACCGCGAACCCGGCCCGGTGTTCGCCCTGCTCGGCGACGACCGGGTGACCTGTGAGTTGATCGCCGACGGGGTGCACCTGCACGACGGCACCCTCACCTTCGCCGCGTCGGTCGGCGGCCCCGGCCGGACCGCCCTGGTCACCGACGCGATGGCCGCCGCCGGGATGCCCGACGGCGCGTACGAACTGGGCGGGCAGGCGGTGACGGTGTCCGGCTCGGTCGCCCGGCTGGCCCGCGACGGGTCGATCGCCGGCAGCACGCTGACCATGGACGCGGCGCTGCGCCGGGCGGTCGCCGCCGGCATCGACATCGTCGACGCCGTACGGATGGCGGCCACCACCCCGGCGGCGACGATCGGCCTGGCCGGCACGGTCGGCGCGATCGCCCCCGGTCACCGGGCCGACCTGGTCGAGCTCGACGACGACCTGCGGGTACGCCGGGTGATGCGCGCCGGCGTCTGGCAGTGA
- a CDS encoding GntR family transcriptional regulator has translation MSIRKIDPASDRAVYRQIADHLREAIERHDLAPGAQLPSESTLVNDYGVSRVTARRALSVLVTDGLVVAEHGKGWFVRRRPPVKRLSSDRFARRKEGKAAFTVDMEANQRRFSVEVLHVGTGQAPIEVLDQLGLPRGSEVVVRRRRYLAEGQPIEYATSYIPTDIGAGTPIAEPNPGPGGIYARMEDRGFVFERYDEEITARMPTEEEARILALPAGSPVLHLVRTAVASGRPVEVCDTVLDSAAFVLFYSLPA, from the coding sequence ATGAGCATCCGCAAGATCGACCCTGCCAGTGACCGAGCGGTCTACCGGCAGATCGCGGACCATCTCCGCGAGGCGATCGAGCGGCATGATCTCGCGCCGGGCGCACAGCTTCCCTCGGAGAGCACCCTGGTCAACGACTACGGGGTCAGCAGGGTGACCGCGCGCAGGGCGTTGTCGGTTCTCGTTACGGACGGTCTGGTAGTTGCCGAGCACGGTAAGGGCTGGTTCGTCCGGCGTCGGCCGCCGGTCAAGCGGCTCTCGTCGGACCGGTTTGCCCGGCGGAAGGAAGGCAAAGCGGCTTTCACCGTCGATATGGAGGCGAACCAGCGCAGGTTCAGTGTCGAAGTGCTGCACGTCGGGACTGGTCAAGCACCGATTGAGGTGCTAGATCAGCTAGGGCTCCCACGCGGCAGTGAGGTGGTGGTCCGGCGCCGCCGGTACCTGGCCGAGGGTCAACCCATCGAGTACGCCACGTCCTACATTCCGACGGATATCGGTGCCGGTACACCGATCGCGGAGCCGAACCCTGGTCCTGGCGGTATCTACGCCCGCATGGAGGACCGGGGCTTCGTCTTCGAGCGGTACGACGAAGAGATAACCGCCCGGATGCCCACTGAGGAAGAGGCAAGGATTCTCGCGTTGCCTGCCGGGTCGCCAGTTTTGCACCTCGTACGGACGGCGGTGGCGTCCGGTAGGCCTGTCGAGGTCTGCGACACGGTGCTGGACAGCGCCGCATTCGTGCTCTTTTACTCTCTTCCCGCTTAA
- a CDS encoding ROK family protein, with protein MTLAGGVDPTPPGPSDEVVIALDVGGTGIKSALVGLTDRAVRHTERRPTAAARGPAAVVDTICDLAGQLADTARADGLTPVAVGVAVPGVVDEAAGVAVWSANVGFRDVPLRDLVAARVGLPTALGHDVRAGGVAEARIGAGRGSRHVLFVAIGTGIAAAAVVDGAGYPGAHGAAGELGHVVVRPDGPACGCRQTGCLEAVASASAITRRYADQTGHRPGGAAEVARLAAGGDPTAGRIWSDAVDALADGLLIGQAMFDPELVVLGGGLAEAGDQLLTPLDAAVRRRATFHRLPRLVRAALGDEAGCLGAALLAADLLAADLVERAAEPVERAAR; from the coding sequence GTGACGCTGGCCGGCGGAGTCGACCCGACGCCGCCCGGTCCGTCCGACGAGGTTGTCATCGCGTTGGACGTCGGCGGCACCGGCATCAAGAGCGCCCTGGTCGGGCTGACCGACCGGGCGGTACGGCACACCGAGCGGCGACCGACCGCAGCGGCCCGGGGGCCGGCCGCCGTCGTCGACACCATCTGCGACCTCGCCGGGCAGCTCGCCGACACCGCCCGCGCCGACGGGCTCACCCCGGTCGCGGTCGGCGTCGCCGTACCCGGGGTCGTCGACGAGGCGGCCGGCGTCGCGGTCTGGTCGGCCAACGTCGGCTTCCGCGACGTACCGCTGCGTGACCTGGTGGCCGCCCGGGTCGGGCTGCCGACGGCGCTCGGCCACGACGTACGGGCCGGCGGGGTCGCCGAGGCCCGGATCGGCGCCGGCCGGGGCAGCCGGCACGTGCTGTTCGTGGCGATCGGCACCGGCATCGCGGCCGCCGCCGTCGTCGACGGGGCCGGCTACCCCGGCGCGCACGGCGCGGCCGGCGAACTCGGCCATGTGGTGGTCCGCCCCGACGGGCCGGCCTGCGGCTGCCGGCAGACCGGCTGCCTGGAGGCGGTCGCGTCGGCGTCGGCGATCACCCGCCGGTACGCCGACCAGACTGGCCACCGGCCCGGCGGCGCCGCCGAGGTGGCCCGGTTGGCCGCCGGCGGCGACCCGACCGCCGGCCGGATCTGGAGCGACGCGGTCGACGCGCTCGCCGACGGCCTGCTGATCGGCCAGGCGATGTTCGACCCCGAGCTGGTGGTGCTGGGCGGCGGGCTGGCCGAGGCCGGCGACCAGCTGCTCACCCCGCTGGACGCCGCCGTCCGCCGCCGGGCCACCTTCCACCGGCTGCCCCGGCTGGTCCGGGCCGCGCTCGGCGACGAGGCCGGCTGCCTCGGTGCCGCGCTGCTCGCGGCGGACCTGCTCGCGGCGGACCTGGTCGAGCGGGCCGCCGAGCCGGTCGAGCGGGCCGCCCGATGA
- a CDS encoding ATP-binding cassette domain-containing protein, translating to MRVEAGQVHGFLGPNGSGKTTTLRTLLGLVAPNGGRMAILGQPVPQQLPAVIGRVGAIVESPQFFPHFTARDTLSLLAQAGGLAPHRVPAVLDLVGLADRAGERVRTYSLGMRQRLAVASALLKEPALLILDEPANGLDPAGIREMRTLMRDLVAAGTTVVLSSHILGEIQVICDSVTIISRGRRVTAGPVAEVLAAHSGGGLRVRLEAAADLPAAETALTTADGPPVTVTRHADHLLVHGVDQPARVTRTLAAAGLYVSELTPVTADLESVFLQLTADADADADVDVDVDQTVAADQTGAGR from the coding sequence ATGCGGGTCGAGGCCGGCCAGGTGCACGGCTTCCTCGGCCCGAACGGATCCGGCAAGACCACCACGCTGCGTACCCTGCTCGGCCTGGTCGCGCCGAACGGCGGCCGGATGGCGATCCTCGGCCAGCCGGTCCCGCAGCAGTTGCCGGCGGTGATCGGCCGGGTCGGCGCCATCGTGGAGAGTCCACAGTTCTTCCCGCACTTCACCGCCCGGGACACCCTGTCGCTGCTCGCCCAGGCCGGTGGTCTGGCACCGCACCGGGTACCGGCGGTGCTGGACCTCGTCGGACTCGCCGACCGGGCCGGCGAGCGGGTCCGCACCTACTCACTCGGTATGCGTCAACGACTGGCCGTCGCGTCGGCGCTGCTCAAGGAACCGGCACTGCTGATCCTCGACGAGCCGGCCAATGGCCTCGACCCGGCCGGCATCCGGGAGATGCGCACCCTGATGCGTGACCTGGTCGCCGCCGGTACCACTGTGGTGCTGTCCAGCCACATCCTCGGCGAAATCCAGGTGATCTGCGACTCGGTGACGATCATTTCGCGGGGCCGCCGGGTCACTGCCGGTCCGGTCGCCGAGGTGCTGGCCGCGCACTCCGGCGGCGGTCTGCGGGTACGCCTGGAAGCCGCTGCCGACCTGCCGGCCGCCGAGACGGCCCTCACCACCGCCGACGGCCCACCGGTCACCGTCACCCGGCACGCCGACCACCTGCTGGTGCACGGGGTCGACCAGCCGGCCCGGGTGACCCGCACGCTCGCCGCCGCCGGCCTGTACGTCAGCGAACTGACCCCGGTCACCGCCGATTTGGAAAGTGTCTTCCTCCAGCTGACGGCCGACGCCGACGCCGACGCCGACGTCGACGTCGACGTCGACCAGACGGTTGCCGCTGACCAGACGGGAGCCGGGCGATGA